The following nucleotide sequence is from Halapricum desulfuricans.
AGACGTGGTCGTTGGGGCAGGCGACGGTCCGGACCTTGCGGTCGTCAGCCTCGGGGTCAGACGGCTCGGTCGTCGAGATGCCGTTGACGGTCGAGTCTCGGGGCAGCCCCATGCTCGTGTCGGCACCGCATTCGGGACAGCGCAGTTGCCGGATCCCC
It contains:
- the brz gene encoding transcriptional regulator Brz; amino-acid sequence: MGIRQLRCPECGADTSMGLPRDSTVNGISTTEPSDPEADDRKVRTVACPNDHVFYVTFTF